In Hydractinia symbiolongicarpus strain clone_291-10 chromosome 15, HSymV2.1, whole genome shotgun sequence, one DNA window encodes the following:
- the LOC130629197 gene encoding uncharacterized protein LOC130629197 isoform X2, whose translation MTWFSEENMDVSFVLPNYEDDEAISDSVLDSEIHRVDLGQQVAEIKEIDPNKTTQQTKSNGNDSISDTKNKTKNAVKSGTKNQANLNEYKWHVCGVAASTRFNLKRHISRYHKKEDVAKAQDGNCICLECGYRCRYITDLRKHLHKQHLKVFRTERITFDDNSAFQTWKDDTETSNHCSFVILSGKVKNKQNEAQQYYQCNRCGQYKPNRKGKRRVKMSGTCKI comes from the exons ATGACTTGGTTTAGCGAAGAGAATATGGATGTGTCTTTTGTATTGCCGAATTACGAGGATGATGAAGCAATATCAGATTCAGTTTTGGACAGCGAAATTCATCGCGTTGATTTAGGGCAACAGGTAGCCGAG ATTAAAGAAATTGATCCAAATAAGACCACGCaacaaacaaaatcaaatgGGAATGATTCAATAAGCGATACAAAGAATAAAACTAAAAACGCTGTAAAAAGTGGAACGAAAAACCAAGCGAACCTTAATGAGTACAAATGGCATGTTTGCGGCGTAGCTGCATCAACTCGATTCAACTTAAAACGTCACATTTCTCGGTATCACAAAAAAGAAGATGTCGCGAAAGCGCAAGACGGAAATTGCATTTGCCTGGAGTGTGGTTATAGGTGTCGATATATTACAGACCTGAGAAAACATTTACACAAGCAACACTTAAAAGTATTCCGAACAGAAAgaatcacttttgatgacaattctg CATTTCAAACGTGGAAAGATGATACTGAAACATCAAATCATTGCAGTTTTGTTATACTCTCGGGGAaagtcaaaaacaaacaaaatgaagCTCAACAGTATTACCAATGTAATCGGTGTGGACAATACAAACCGAACAGGAAAGGAAAAAGACGCGTTAAGATGTCAG GAACCTgcaaaatataa
- the LOC130629197 gene encoding uncharacterized protein LOC130629197 isoform X1 produces MTWFSEENMDVSFVLPNYEDDEAISDSVLDSEIHRVDLGQQVAEIKEIDPNKTTQQTKSNGNDSISDTKNKTKNAVKSGTKNQANLNEYKWHVCGVAASTRFNLKRHISRYHKKEDVAKAQDGNCICLECGYRCRYITDLRKHLHKQHLKVFRTERITFDDNSAFQTWKDDTETSNHCSFVILSGKVKNKQNEAQQYYQCNRCGQYKPNRKGKRRVKMSGTLSFIPILCVGIKHITMFLKY; encoded by the exons ATGACTTGGTTTAGCGAAGAGAATATGGATGTGTCTTTTGTATTGCCGAATTACGAGGATGATGAAGCAATATCAGATTCAGTTTTGGACAGCGAAATTCATCGCGTTGATTTAGGGCAACAGGTAGCCGAG ATTAAAGAAATTGATCCAAATAAGACCACGCaacaaacaaaatcaaatgGGAATGATTCAATAAGCGATACAAAGAATAAAACTAAAAACGCTGTAAAAAGTGGAACGAAAAACCAAGCGAACCTTAATGAGTACAAATGGCATGTTTGCGGCGTAGCTGCATCAACTCGATTCAACTTAAAACGTCACATTTCTCGGTATCACAAAAAAGAAGATGTCGCGAAAGCGCAAGACGGAAATTGCATTTGCCTGGAGTGTGGTTATAGGTGTCGATATATTACAGACCTGAGAAAACATTTACACAAGCAACACTTAAAAGTATTCCGAACAGAAAgaatcacttttgatgacaattctg CATTTCAAACGTGGAAAGATGATACTGAAACATCAAATCATTGCAGTTTTGTTATACTCTCGGGGAaagtcaaaaacaaacaaaatgaagCTCAACAGTATTACCAATGTAATCGGTGTGGACAATACAAACCGAACAGGAAAGGAAAAAGACGCGTTAAGATGTCAGGTACGCTATCTTTCATACCTATATTGTGCGTTGGTATTAAACATATAACAATGTTTCTGAAATACTAG